One window of the Brevibacterium limosum genome contains the following:
- the rpmH gene encoding 50S ribosomal protein L34 has translation MSKRTFQPNNRKRAKKHGFRLRMRTRAGRSILAARRRKGRSDISA, from the coding sequence GTGAGCAAGCGTACATTCCAGCCCAATAACCGTAAGCGCGCCAAGAAGCACGGCTTCCGTCTGCGTATGCGCACCCGCGCGGGCCGCTCGATCCTGGCTGCACGTCGTCGCAAGGGACGTTCCGACATTTCGGCCTGA
- the rnpA gene encoding ribonuclease P protein component — protein sequence MLDAAHRIRSGEDFRRIFRAGVRVRSEHLMAHSLRDTDDTHAARVGFIVSKAVGNAVVRNRTKRRLREIMRARLGDLRAGDMFVIRALPHAGQADFAVLSAEVDELLAKAEKKLERRGRRA from the coding sequence ATGCTTGACGCGGCACATCGGATCCGCAGCGGCGAAGACTTCAGACGAATCTTCAGGGCCGGGGTCCGGGTGCGCTCAGAGCATCTCATGGCGCACAGCCTGAGAGACACCGATGATACCCACGCTGCGCGCGTGGGTTTCATCGTATCCAAGGCCGTCGGAAACGCAGTGGTGCGCAACCGCACCAAACGTCGCCTGCGAGAGATCATGCGGGCCCGCCTCGGTGACCTGAGAGCAGGAGACATGTTCGTCATCCGAGCGCTGCCGCATGCCGGGCAGGCCGACTTCGCTGTTCTGTCGGCCGAGGTCGATGAACTGCTGGCCAAGGCAGAGAAGAAGCTGGAACGTCGTGGACGCCGAGCATGA
- the yidD gene encoding membrane protein insertion efficiency factor YidD, whose protein sequence is MDAEHDLRHVSEVPGRPVGFWPTLGWIALVGPRMPFVWFIRAYRIVISPLYGQVCRYYPSCSMYGLEAFEIHGVLKGVVLTGWRILRCNPWSHGGVDHVPGSAREARSKTIHRGQAHS, encoded by the coding sequence GTGGACGCCGAGCATGATCTGAGACATGTCTCCGAGGTGCCCGGCCGGCCCGTCGGATTCTGGCCCACACTGGGCTGGATCGCCCTGGTCGGACCGAGGATGCCGTTCGTCTGGTTCATCCGGGCCTACCGAATCGTGATCTCACCCCTCTACGGCCAAGTCTGCCGCTACTATCCCAGCTGCTCCATGTACGGTCTCGAGGCATTCGAGATACACGGAGTTCTCAAGGGCGTGGTGTTAACTGGGTGGCGCATACTGCGCTGCAATCCGTGGTCGCACGGCGGTGTCGACCATGTGCCGGGCTCAGCGCGGGAGGCCAGGTCCAAGACCATCCACCGCGGTCAGGCACACAGCTGA